One segment of Phaeacidiphilus oryzae TH49 DNA contains the following:
- the deoC gene encoding deoxyribose-phosphate aldolase — protein sequence MPQLPDQASLAAAATGSDAALRAFLHGLPGVDAVGLAARADALGSRSIKTTAKAFAIDLAISVIDLTTLEGADTPGKVRSLCAKALRPDPSDPSAPRVAAVCVYPDLVGVAKEALAGSPVEVASVATAFPSGRAASPVRLADARDAVAAGADEVDMVIDRGAFLSGRYGAVLESVREVKEVCGEAARLKVILETGELATGDNIRRAAWLAMLGGADFVKTSTGKVAVNATPATALLLLEAVRDYRLATGAQVGVKAAGGIRTSKDALKYLVLVNETAGPEWLSSEWFRLGASSLLNDLLMQRQKLRSGHYSGADYVTVD from the coding sequence ATGCCCCAGTTGCCCGACCAGGCTTCCCTGGCTGCCGCCGCGACCGGATCCGACGCGGCGCTGCGTGCCTTCCTCCACGGTCTGCCCGGTGTCGACGCGGTCGGGCTGGCCGCCCGGGCGGACGCCCTCGGCAGCCGGTCGATCAAGACCACGGCCAAGGCGTTCGCGATCGATCTGGCGATCTCCGTGATCGACCTCACCACCCTGGAGGGCGCGGACACCCCCGGCAAGGTCCGCTCGCTGTGCGCCAAGGCGCTGCGCCCCGACCCCTCCGATCCGTCGGCCCCCCGGGTCGCCGCGGTCTGCGTCTACCCCGACCTGGTGGGGGTGGCGAAGGAGGCGCTGGCCGGGTCCCCGGTCGAGGTGGCCTCGGTGGCCACCGCCTTCCCCTCCGGGCGGGCCGCATCCCCGGTGCGGCTGGCGGACGCCCGGGACGCGGTCGCCGCCGGGGCGGACGAGGTGGACATGGTGATCGACCGGGGGGCGTTCCTCTCCGGGCGGTACGGAGCGGTGCTGGAGTCCGTCCGGGAGGTGAAGGAGGTCTGCGGGGAGGCGGCCAGGCTCAAGGTCATCCTGGAGACCGGCGAGCTGGCCACCGGGGACAACATCCGGCGGGCGGCCTGGCTGGCGATGCTCGGCGGGGCCGACTTCGTGAAGACCTCGACCGGCAAGGTCGCGGTGAACGCCACCCCGGCCACCGCCCTGCTGCTGCTGGAGGCGGTGCGGGACTACCGGCTGGCGACCGGCGCGCAGGTCGGGGTGAAGGCCGCCGGAGGCATCCGGACCAGCAAGGACGCGCTGAAGTACCTGGTGCTGGTGAACGAGACGGCGGGGCCGGAGTGGCTGTCGTCGGAGTGGTTCAGGCTCGGGGCGTCCAGCCTGCTCAACGATCTGCTGATGCAGCGTCAGAAGCTGCGCAGCGGGCACTATTCGGGTGCCGACTACGTCACCGTGGACTAG
- a CDS encoding LysR family transcriptional regulator, whose translation MTHDPSPEPLDPDLDLDPEAPIGFLAPRLVQFAAVARREHVTRAAADLAMPQPTLSRSIARLESELGVELLAREGRTVRLTRLGRVFLDAVERALGQLARGADEVRAESAPGTGRVAFGFLHTMGSETVPELLRGFRAAAPGVRFQLVQDYAGRMLDRLRSGELDLCLVSPLPDRERMPDLTARHLGVQRLDLCVPAGHRLAEAGRQRVRLAEVAEDPFIALEPGYGLRRITDALCAEAGFEPRIAFEGEETETLRGLVAAGFGVALLPPSGAPRAGVVELRVTGGRAVREIGLAWPAGRRPSAPAAAFRDYVLSRAGHLPLHG comes from the coding sequence GTGACGCATGATCCCAGCCCAGAGCCGCTCGACCCGGACCTCGACCTCGATCCGGAGGCGCCGATCGGCTTCCTCGCACCCCGGCTGGTGCAGTTCGCCGCGGTCGCCCGACGCGAGCATGTGACCCGGGCCGCCGCCGACCTGGCCATGCCGCAGCCGACCCTCAGCCGGTCCATCGCCCGTCTGGAATCCGAGCTCGGCGTCGAACTGCTGGCCCGCGAGGGCCGCACGGTCCGGCTGACCCGCCTCGGCCGGGTCTTCCTGGACGCCGTCGAGCGGGCGCTCGGCCAGCTCGCCCGGGGCGCCGACGAGGTGCGCGCCGAGTCGGCGCCCGGCACCGGCCGGGTGGCCTTCGGCTTCCTCCACACGATGGGCTCGGAGACCGTCCCCGAACTGCTGCGCGGTTTCCGTGCCGCCGCGCCCGGAGTGCGCTTCCAACTCGTCCAGGACTACGCCGGGCGGATGCTGGACCGGCTGCGCTCCGGCGAGCTCGACCTGTGCCTGGTCTCCCCGCTGCCGGACCGCGAGCGGATGCCGGACCTCACCGCCCGCCACCTCGGTGTGCAGCGGCTGGACCTCTGCGTCCCGGCCGGGCACCGGCTGGCCGAGGCGGGCCGGCAGCGGGTCCGGCTGGCCGAGGTCGCCGAGGACCCCTTCATCGCCCTGGAGCCCGGCTACGGGCTGCGCAGGATCACCGACGCCCTCTGCGCGGAGGCCGGCTTCGAGCCGCGCATCGCCTTCGAGGGGGAGGAGACCGAGACCCTCCGCGGCCTGGTCGCCGCCGGTTTCGGGGTCGCCCTGCTGCCGCCGAGCGGCGCTCCGCGCGCGGGGGTGGTGGAGCTCCGGGTGACCGGCGGCAGGGCGGTCCGGGAGATCGGCCTGGCCTGGCCGGCGGGGCGCCGCCCGTCGGCGCCTGCGGCCGCGTTCCGCGACTACGTCCTCTCCCGGGCAGGCCACCTGCCCCTCCACGGCTGA
- a CDS encoding response regulator transcription factor yields the protein MPFLLLIEDDDAIRTGLELALSRQGHRVVAAATGEDGLKLWKEQRPDLIVLDVMLPGIDGFEVCRRIRRTDQLPIILLTARSDDIDVVVGLESGADDYVVKPVQPRVLDARIRAVLRRGERESTDSAVYGGVVIDRSAMTVTKNGEDLQLTPTELRLLLELSRRPGQALSRQQLLRLVWEHDYLGDSRLVDACVQRLRAKVEDVPSSPTLIRTVRGVGYRLDPPQ from the coding sequence GTGCCGTTCCTACTGCTCATCGAGGACGACGACGCCATCCGAACCGGCCTCGAACTCGCCCTGTCCCGGCAGGGCCACCGCGTGGTGGCCGCTGCCACGGGCGAGGACGGCCTGAAGCTGTGGAAGGAGCAGCGTCCCGACCTGATCGTGCTGGACGTGATGCTGCCCGGGATCGACGGCTTCGAGGTCTGCCGGCGGATCCGTCGTACCGACCAGCTGCCGATCATCCTCCTCACCGCCCGCTCGGACGACATCGACGTGGTGGTCGGTCTGGAGTCGGGGGCGGACGACTACGTCGTCAAGCCCGTCCAGCCGCGGGTGCTGGACGCCCGGATCCGCGCGGTGCTCCGCCGCGGCGAGCGGGAGAGCACCGACTCCGCGGTCTACGGCGGCGTGGTCATCGACCGCAGCGCGATGACCGTCACCAAGAACGGCGAGGACCTCCAGCTCACCCCCACCGAGCTGCGGCTGCTGCTCGAACTGAGCCGCCGCCCGGGCCAGGCGCTCTCCCGCCAGCAGCTGCTGCGGCTGGTCTGGGAGCACGACTACCTGGGCGACTCGCGGCTGGTCGACGCCTGTGTGCAGCGGCTGCGCGCCAAGGTGGAGGACGTGCCGTCGTCGCCGACGCTGATCCGCACGGTGCGCGGAGTGGGGTACCGTCTCGATCCGCCGCAGTAG
- a CDS encoding aldehyde dehydrogenase family protein — translation MEDALFQYAPAPEDRAAAGELDSSYGHFVNGEFVEPAGGEALKTVDPATGQVLAEFAQGDERDVDRAVRAARIAFGRWSGLPGSERAKYLFRIARLVQERSRELAVLESIDNGKPIRETRDVDLPLVAAHFFYYAGWADKLAFAGWGPDPRPLGVAAQVIPWNFPLLMLAWKVAPALACGNTVVLKPAETTPLTALRFADICRQAGLPEGVVNIVTGDGRTGAALVGHDGVDKVAFTGSTAVGREIARTLAGTGRRLTLELGGKAANIVFDDAPIDQAVEGVVQGIYFNQGQVCCAGSRLLVQESVEEEFLTALRRRMELLRVGDPLDKNTDVGAINSAEQLARIGELAEAGEAEGARRWSPSGCRLPETGYWFAPTLFTGVSQAHRIAREEIFGPVLSVLTFRTPEEAVAKANNTPYGLSAGVWTEKGSRMLWMARRLRAGVVWSNTFNRFDPASPFGGYGESGYGREGGRHGLEAYLDV, via the coding sequence GTGGAAGACGCGTTGTTCCAGTACGCGCCGGCGCCGGAGGACCGGGCGGCGGCCGGGGAGCTCGACTCCTCCTACGGGCACTTCGTCAACGGCGAGTTCGTGGAGCCGGCCGGCGGCGAGGCGCTGAAGACCGTGGACCCGGCCACCGGGCAGGTGCTCGCCGAGTTCGCGCAGGGCGACGAGCGGGACGTGGACCGGGCGGTGCGGGCGGCCCGGATCGCCTTCGGGCGGTGGTCGGGGCTGCCGGGCTCGGAACGGGCCAAGTACCTCTTCCGGATCGCCCGGCTGGTGCAGGAGCGCTCGCGCGAGCTGGCCGTGCTGGAGTCGATCGACAACGGCAAGCCGATCCGGGAGACCAGGGACGTCGACCTGCCGCTGGTGGCCGCGCACTTCTTCTACTACGCGGGGTGGGCGGACAAGCTGGCCTTCGCGGGCTGGGGTCCTGATCCCCGGCCGCTGGGCGTCGCGGCCCAGGTCATCCCGTGGAACTTCCCGCTGCTGATGCTCGCCTGGAAGGTGGCCCCGGCCCTGGCCTGCGGCAACACGGTGGTGCTCAAGCCGGCCGAGACCACCCCGCTGACCGCCCTGCGGTTCGCGGACATCTGCCGGCAGGCGGGGCTGCCCGAAGGGGTGGTCAACATCGTCACCGGGGACGGGCGCACCGGGGCCGCCCTGGTCGGGCACGACGGGGTGGACAAGGTGGCGTTCACCGGGTCGACCGCCGTCGGGCGGGAGATCGCCCGGACGCTCGCCGGCACCGGGCGGCGGCTGACGCTGGAGCTCGGCGGCAAGGCGGCCAACATCGTCTTCGACGACGCCCCGATCGACCAGGCGGTGGAGGGCGTCGTCCAGGGCATCTACTTCAACCAGGGCCAGGTCTGCTGTGCGGGGTCGCGGCTGCTCGTCCAGGAGTCGGTCGAGGAGGAGTTCCTGACCGCGCTGCGGCGGCGGATGGAACTGCTCCGGGTCGGCGACCCGCTGGACAAGAACACCGACGTCGGGGCGATCAACTCGGCCGAACAGCTGGCCAGGATCGGTGAGTTGGCGGAGGCCGGCGAGGCGGAGGGCGCCCGGCGGTGGTCCCCGAGCGGCTGCCGGCTGCCGGAGACCGGGTACTGGTTCGCGCCGACCCTCTTCACCGGGGTCAGCCAGGCGCACCGGATCGCCCGCGAGGAGATCTTCGGCCCGGTGCTCTCCGTGCTGACCTTCCGGACCCCGGAGGAGGCGGTGGCCAAGGCCAACAACACCCCGTACGGGCTGTCGGCGGGGGTGTGGACGGAGAAGGGGTCGCGGATGCTGTGGATGGCGCGGCGGCTGCGGGCCGGGGTGGTGTGGTCCAACACCTTCAACCGGTTCGACCCGGCGTCGCCGTTCGGCGGATACGGGGAGTCGGGATACGGGCGCGAGGGCGGGCGGCACGGTCTGGAGGCATACCTCGATGTCTGA
- a CDS encoding aldehyde dehydrogenase family protein: protein MSDQQQAQQARLGVPKTYKLFVGGRFPRSESGRVYEVAEAKTGSWLANAPRGTRKDARDAVAAARGAFPGWSAATAYNRGQVLYRVAELLQGRREQFADEVAAAEGLTARRAAQQVDAAIDRWVWYAGWTDKIAQVAGSANPVAGPYFNLSAPEPVGVVGVVAPQADGGSGHALLGLVSVLAPVLAAGNTAVVLLSSAAPLPGLSLGEVLATSDVPAGVVNLLSAERVADVAPTLASHADVNALALPGRDAELEAAAAETLKRVFAGSEDWSATPNGTRRLLAFCETKTVWHPVGS from the coding sequence ATGTCTGATCAGCAGCAGGCGCAGCAGGCGCGGCTCGGCGTGCCGAAGACCTACAAGCTCTTCGTCGGCGGGCGGTTCCCCCGGTCGGAGAGCGGGCGGGTGTACGAGGTGGCGGAGGCGAAGACGGGCTCCTGGCTGGCGAACGCGCCCCGCGGGACCAGGAAGGACGCCCGGGACGCGGTGGCCGCGGCGCGCGGGGCGTTCCCGGGCTGGTCCGCGGCGACGGCCTACAATCGGGGCCAAGTGCTGTACCGGGTGGCCGAGTTGCTCCAGGGGCGGCGGGAGCAGTTCGCCGACGAGGTGGCCGCGGCCGAGGGGCTGACCGCGCGCCGGGCGGCCCAGCAGGTGGATGCGGCGATCGACCGGTGGGTCTGGTACGCGGGGTGGACCGACAAGATCGCGCAGGTCGCGGGGTCGGCGAATCCGGTCGCCGGGCCGTACTTCAACCTCTCGGCTCCGGAGCCGGTGGGCGTGGTGGGGGTGGTCGCCCCGCAGGCGGACGGCGGGAGCGGGCACGCGCTGCTGGGGCTGGTGTCCGTGCTGGCGCCGGTGCTGGCGGCCGGCAACACGGCCGTGGTGCTGCTGAGTTCGGCGGCGCCGCTGCCGGGGCTGAGCCTCGGGGAGGTGCTGGCCACCTCGGATGTGCCCGCGGGCGTGGTGAATCTCCTGTCGGCGGAGCGGGTGGCGGACGTGGCGCCGACGCTGGCCTCGCATGCGGACGTGAACGCGCTGGCGCTGCCCGGGCGGGACGCGGAGCTGGAGGCGGCCGCGGCGGAGACGCTGAAGCGGGTCTTCGCCGGCTCGGAGGACTGGTCGGCGACGCCGAACGGCACCCGCCGCCTCCTCGCCTTCTGCGAGACCAAGACGGTGTGGCACCCGGTCGGCAGCTAG
- a CDS encoding VanZ family protein — protein sequence MRTGSARPPEQGRRSDTEARHPRRPRTERSPYPEPRVHLPVRVAGLVLLAADLALVLWLVLRSTPTEWMLDANFTPFATVRAELAGGTLAGYQEVARGLLTLAPVGILLPMAGGRPYASTLGSFLRTSGAGLLLATAVEVVQTAVGGKVLNVDDVILGVLGLMLAHVAVVPAGRAAVRRRLESRAVPAPAVAPEVPPAPRTASAATPTTSA from the coding sequence GTGCGGACCGGTAGCGCCCGGCCCCCGGAGCAGGGGCGGCGCAGTGACACGGAAGCGCGACACCCGCGCCGCCCGCGGACCGAGCGGTCCCCCTACCCGGAGCCACGCGTCCATCTGCCGGTCCGGGTGGCCGGGCTGGTGCTGCTCGCCGCGGACCTCGCACTGGTCCTCTGGCTGGTGCTGCGGTCGACTCCGACCGAGTGGATGCTCGACGCCAACTTCACGCCGTTCGCCACCGTCCGGGCCGAGCTGGCCGGCGGCACCCTCGCGGGGTATCAGGAGGTCGCACGCGGCCTGCTGACGCTGGCGCCGGTCGGGATCCTCCTCCCGATGGCCGGGGGGCGCCCGTACGCCTCGACCCTCGGCTCCTTTCTGCGGACCAGCGGGGCGGGGCTGCTGCTGGCCACGGCGGTCGAGGTGGTGCAGACGGCGGTCGGCGGGAAGGTGCTGAACGTCGACGACGTGATTCTGGGCGTGCTGGGGCTGATGCTGGCCCATGTCGCCGTGGTGCCGGCGGGGCGGGCGGCGGTGCGGCGACGTCTCGAGTCGCGCGCGGTGCCGGCGCCTGCGGTGGCGCCCGAGGTTCCTCCCGCGCCCCGGACGGCGAGCGCGGCGACGCCGACGACGTCGGCCTAG
- a CDS encoding SigE family RNA polymerase sigma factor gives MNAAVEVRDARTLHTVRRPAARSCRNVDSGQSGNTTTLSLRALHLPAREVGGRATEIPGGAGEGRRGGRPGDAAATATRPEVGVQGGAPGEPVPGAEDDFTAYVRERRASLYATAYHLTGDRYEAEDLLQSALFSTYRAWGRITDKAAVGGYMRRTMTNLHISAWRRRKVNEYPTEEMPESPSSADADAMGGTELRAVLWQALAKLPENQRTMLVLRYYEGRTDPEIAEILDISVGTVKSSIWRALRRLREDESLSQGGDLGAAFGELVA, from the coding sequence ATGAACGCAGCCGTCGAGGTTAGGGACGCGCGAACACTGCACACGGTTCGCCGGCCGGCCGCGCGTTCTTGCCGCAACGTCGACTCCGGGCAGTCCGGCAACACCACGACCCTTTCGCTGCGGGCGCTCCACCTGCCGGCGCGGGAGGTCGGGGGACGCGCCACCGAGATCCCGGGGGGTGCCGGGGAGGGCAGGCGCGGAGGCCGTCCGGGGGACGCAGCGGCCACCGCGACCAGGCCCGAGGTCGGAGTACAGGGAGGCGCGCCGGGGGAGCCCGTGCCGGGCGCGGAGGACGACTTCACCGCGTATGTGCGCGAGCGGCGCGCCTCCCTGTACGCCACCGCCTACCACCTGACCGGCGACCGCTACGAGGCCGAGGACCTGCTGCAGAGCGCGCTGTTCTCCACCTACCGGGCGTGGGGCCGGATCACCGACAAGGCCGCGGTCGGCGGTTACATGCGGCGGACCATGACCAACCTCCACATCTCGGCCTGGCGCCGGCGCAAGGTCAACGAGTACCCCACCGAGGAGATGCCGGAGTCGCCGAGCTCCGCCGACGCCGACGCCATGGGCGGCACCGAGCTGCGCGCGGTGCTGTGGCAGGCGCTGGCGAAGCTGCCGGAGAACCAGCGCACGATGCTGGTGCTCCGCTACTACGAGGGCCGGACCGACCCGGAGATCGCGGAGATCCTGGACATCAGCGTCGGCACGGTCAAGAGCTCCATCTGGCGCGCGCTGCGCCGGCTGCGCGAGGACGAGAGCCTCTCCCAGGGCGGCGACCTGGGCGCGGCCTTCGGTGAACTGGTCGCCTGA
- a CDS encoding ATP-binding protein, producing MRRLRLSSLRIRLIAVFVLVALVAAVSASGIAYWLNRDAVLKRTQDAALTDFRASLSRDANALPLKPSCAQLQSAADSMANSGLQYAVLLKDGSCTVSSAPDFTTAVIPARLREKVEQPSEAPTRPDHWQYHLFWQRITLSGHPYLVSGTAVVPAGTGPTGYMLKSLDDERKDLDSLAWSLGTATLLALIAAALLAQAASATVLRPVQRLSRAAQQLGQGHLETRLQVSGADELAELTETFNDAAAALQQRVEELSAREQSSRRFVADMSHELRTPLTAMTAVTDILEDEADALDPMIEPAVRLVVNETRRLSDLVENLMEVTRFDAGTARLVADDVDVADLIIACIDTRAWVDAVEVDAPRGIVARVDPRRVDVILANLIGNALKHGGSPVRVRVWTEPSAGDGGDRLPREERTLVVEVADSGPGIPEDVLPHVFDRFYKADASRRRSEGSGLGLSIAMENARIHGGGLEARNAPGAEAGAVFTLRMPLAPRPEETDEGEDGVGGAGDTGGGGGRS from the coding sequence GTGCGCAGGCTTCGGCTGAGCTCGCTGCGGATCCGCCTGATCGCCGTCTTCGTGCTGGTCGCCCTGGTCGCCGCGGTCTCCGCCTCCGGCATCGCGTACTGGCTGAACCGGGACGCGGTGCTCAAGCGCACCCAGGACGCGGCCCTCACCGACTTCCGGGCCTCGCTCTCGCGCGACGCCAACGCCCTTCCGCTGAAGCCGAGTTGCGCGCAGCTGCAGTCCGCGGCCGACTCGATGGCGAACAGCGGGCTGCAGTACGCGGTGCTGCTGAAGGACGGGTCCTGCACGGTGAGCAGCGCCCCGGACTTCACCACCGCCGTGATCCCGGCCCGGCTGCGGGAGAAGGTCGAGCAGCCCAGCGAGGCGCCGACCCGCCCGGACCACTGGCAGTACCACCTCTTCTGGCAGCGGATCACGCTCAGCGGCCATCCGTACCTGGTGAGCGGGACGGCGGTGGTGCCCGCCGGCACCGGGCCGACCGGCTACATGCTCAAGTCGCTGGACGACGAGCGCAAGGACCTGGACTCGCTGGCCTGGTCGCTGGGCACGGCCACGCTGCTGGCGCTGATCGCGGCGGCGCTGCTCGCCCAGGCCGCGTCGGCGACCGTCCTCCGCCCGGTGCAGCGGCTCAGCCGGGCCGCGCAGCAGCTGGGTCAGGGCCATCTGGAGACCCGACTCCAGGTCAGCGGCGCGGACGAGCTCGCCGAGCTCACCGAGACCTTCAACGACGCGGCGGCCGCCCTCCAGCAGCGGGTGGAGGAGCTGAGCGCCCGCGAGCAGTCCTCCCGCCGGTTCGTCGCCGACATGTCGCACGAACTGCGGACCCCGCTGACCGCGATGACCGCGGTGACCGACATCCTGGAGGACGAGGCGGACGCCCTCGACCCGATGATCGAACCGGCCGTGCGGCTGGTGGTCAACGAGACCCGGCGACTCTCCGACCTGGTGGAGAACCTCATGGAGGTGACCCGCTTCGACGCCGGCACGGCCCGGCTGGTCGCGGACGACGTGGACGTCGCCGACCTGATCATCGCCTGCATCGACACCCGGGCCTGGGTGGACGCGGTCGAGGTGGACGCCCCGCGCGGGATCGTCGCCCGGGTGGACCCCCGGCGGGTGGACGTCATCCTGGCCAACCTGATCGGCAACGCGCTGAAGCACGGCGGCTCGCCGGTGCGGGTGCGGGTGTGGACCGAGCCGAGCGCCGGGGACGGCGGGGACCGGCTGCCGCGCGAGGAGCGGACGCTGGTGGTGGAGGTGGCGGACTCCGGGCCGGGCATTCCGGAGGACGTCCTGCCGCATGTCTTCGACCGCTTCTACAAGGCGGACGCCTCCCGTCGGCGTTCCGAGGGCAGCGGGCTCGGCCTCTCCATCGCCATGGAGAACGCCCGGATCCACGGCGGCGGCCTGGAGGCGCGGAACGCGCCCGGGGCCGAGGCCGGGGCCGTCTTCACGCTGCGGATGCCGCTGGCGCCGCGGCCGGAGGAGACCGACGAGGGCGAGGACGGCGTCGGCGGCGCCGGCGACACGGGTGGCGGAGGCGGTCGGTCATGA
- a CDS encoding MFS transporter → MPDADLTDSADTADTADVTDIEEGAVAPRVPAQAAADPRDLRHRPGSPGYRRIRLALFAAGVATFVLLYSTQALLPALSDSLRLTPGQASLTVTAATLGLAAAVIPISALSEKFGRTRVMTFSVFAAAVLALAIPFSPGLTTLVVLRAVQGVCLAGLPATAMAYLAEEVHPSALPSAMGLYIAGNSIGGMGGRILADLVGGVAGWRWGLASVAVVSLACAVLFRVLVPKARYFRPGPVNPMALLRTVLGHLRNPLLLRLFALGLLFMAVFGAVYNVMGYRLTAEPFGLPEGLVGLIFLVYLVGTFTSASAGRIVARLGRRGALFASIGVTAVGLLVSIPDSLPAALLGLVLITGGFFAGHSVASSSVGRTATTARAQASALYLAAYYIGNSVGGSIGADAYHSFAWTGAVAVGLIAMALAAAVTGYAALRARRDRAGAAAV, encoded by the coding sequence ATGCCTGACGCAGACCTGACGGACTCAGCCGACACAGCGGACACAGCGGATGTAACGGACATCGAGGAAGGGGCGGTCGCCCCCCGGGTGCCGGCGCAGGCCGCCGCGGACCCGCGGGATCTCCGCCACCGGCCGGGGAGCCCCGGCTACCGCCGGATCCGGCTGGCACTCTTCGCCGCCGGGGTGGCCACCTTCGTGCTGCTGTACTCCACGCAGGCGCTGCTGCCCGCGCTCTCCGACTCGCTGCGGCTGACGCCCGGTCAGGCCAGTCTCACCGTCACGGCCGCCACCCTCGGCCTGGCCGCCGCGGTCATCCCGATCAGCGCGCTCTCCGAGAAGTTCGGGCGGACCCGGGTGATGACCTTCTCCGTCTTCGCGGCCGCGGTGCTGGCCCTGGCCATCCCGTTCTCGCCGGGGCTGACCACGCTGGTGGTGCTGCGCGCGGTGCAGGGCGTCTGCCTGGCCGGGCTGCCGGCCACCGCGATGGCGTACCTGGCGGAGGAGGTGCACCCCTCGGCGCTGCCGTCCGCGATGGGGCTGTACATCGCGGGGAACAGCATCGGCGGGATGGGCGGCCGGATCCTCGCCGACCTGGTCGGCGGGGTCGCCGGCTGGCGGTGGGGGCTGGCCTCGGTGGCGGTCGTCTCGCTGGCCTGCGCGGTGCTCTTCCGGGTGCTGGTGCCGAAGGCCCGGTACTTCCGGCCGGGTCCGGTCAACCCGATGGCGCTGCTGCGGACGGTCCTCGGGCATCTCCGCAACCCCCTCCTGCTGCGGCTGTTCGCACTGGGGCTGCTGTTCATGGCGGTCTTCGGGGCGGTCTACAACGTGATGGGCTACCGGCTGACGGCCGAGCCGTTCGGCCTGCCGGAGGGCCTGGTCGGGCTGATCTTCCTGGTGTACCTGGTGGGGACGTTCACCTCGGCGTCGGCGGGCCGGATCGTGGCGCGGCTGGGGCGGCGGGGGGCGCTCTTCGCGTCGATCGGTGTGACGGCGGTGGGGCTGCTGGTGTCGATCCCGGACTCGCTGCCGGCGGCGCTGCTGGGGCTCGTCCTGATCACCGGCGGGTTCTTCGCGGGGCACTCGGTGGCCTCGTCGAGCGTCGGACGCACCGCCACCACCGCCCGGGCGCAGGCCTCCGCGCTGTATCTGGCCGCGTACTACATCGGGAACAGCGTGGGCGGCTCGATCGGGGCGGACGCGTACCACTCGTTCGCGTGGACCGGGGCGGTCGCGGTGGGCCTGATCGCGATGGCCCTGGCGGCGGCGGTCACCGGCTACGCGGCGCTCCGGGCGCGACGTGATCGCGCCGGCGCGGCGGCGGTGTGA
- a CDS encoding ketopantoate reductase family protein, with protein sequence MRYIIVGAGAVGGSIGGRLAQSSREVVLVARGAHAEALRARGLRLSTPDGTRTHRLPVAAGPEEVSLRADDVLVLAVKTQDAVAALDAWAPRPVEGGGIAADTLPLVCAQNGVAAERLALRRFARVYAMCVWLPATFLEPGFVAAEGTPLTGILHLGRYGGADGGDGGDAADATAKAISADLESAHFLAPVSATPMRWKYAKLLSNLANAAEAAFGPKRLNEEGTARRLVEEARAEAKAVLAAAGIDYASSEEEREVRGERVNFGKVEGPVRGGGSSWQSLARGTGSIEADYLNGEIVLLGRLHGVPTPVNEALRQAANALAREGGSAESLDPEAVAAQAEALRRR encoded by the coding sequence ATGCGATACATCATTGTTGGGGCCGGTGCCGTGGGCGGGTCCATAGGCGGGCGGCTGGCGCAGAGCTCGCGGGAGGTCGTCCTCGTCGCGCGCGGCGCCCACGCCGAGGCGCTGCGCGCGCGGGGACTGAGGTTGAGTACGCCGGACGGGACCCGGACCCACCGGCTGCCGGTGGCCGCCGGCCCGGAGGAGGTCTCGCTCCGCGCGGACGACGTACTGGTGCTGGCGGTCAAGACGCAGGACGCGGTGGCCGCGCTGGACGCCTGGGCGCCCCGCCCGGTGGAGGGCGGGGGCATCGCCGCCGACACGCTGCCGCTGGTCTGCGCGCAGAACGGGGTGGCCGCCGAGCGGCTGGCGCTGCGCCGCTTCGCCCGGGTGTACGCGATGTGCGTCTGGCTGCCGGCGACCTTCCTGGAGCCGGGCTTCGTCGCCGCCGAGGGGACCCCGCTGACCGGCATCCTCCATCTGGGCCGCTACGGCGGGGCGGACGGCGGGGACGGCGGGGACGCCGCCGACGCCACGGCCAAGGCGATCTCCGCCGACCTGGAGTCGGCGCACTTCCTGGCCCCGGTCAGCGCCACGCCGATGCGCTGGAAGTACGCCAAGCTGCTGAGCAATCTGGCCAATGCGGCGGAGGCCGCCTTCGGCCCCAAGCGGCTGAACGAGGAGGGCACCGCCCGCCGGCTGGTCGAGGAGGCGCGCGCCGAGGCCAAGGCGGTACTGGCCGCGGCCGGGATCGACTACGCGTCCTCCGAGGAGGAACGGGAGGTCCGCGGCGAGCGGGTGAACTTCGGCAAGGTGGAGGGCCCGGTGCGGGGCGGTGGCTCGTCCTGGCAGAGCCTCGCCCGGGGGACCGGGTCGATCGAGGCGGACTACCTGAACGGTGAGATCGTCCTCCTCGGCCGGCTCCACGGGGTGCCGACGCCGGTGAACGAGGCCCTTCGGCAGGCCGCCAACGCCCTTGCCCGGGAGGGCGGTTCGGCCGAGAGCCTGGATCCGGAGGCGGTCGCCGCGCAGGCGGAGGCGCTGCGCCGGCGGTGA